The bacterium genome contains a region encoding:
- a CDS encoding helix-turn-helix transcriptional regulator has translation MITKKDLKLAKTIKKYRKIADLTQQELGDKVGVTQKYIQYLESANRTPSLKVLRKIAQSLNIKSSDLNLL, from the coding sequence ATGATAACCAAGAAAGATTTGAAATTAGCCAAAACTATTAAGAAATATAGAAAAATAGCAGATTTAACCCAACAAGAATTGGGAGATAAGGTTGGGGTTACACAAAAATATATCCAATATCTAGAGTCTGCAAACAGAACACCAAGCCTAAAAGTGTTACGCAAAATTGCCCAATCACTAAATATAAAATCCTCAGATTTGAACCTTCTTTAA
- the trpS gene encoding tryptophan--tRNA ligase produces MKKRVLSGIRATGRLHLGNYLGAVKGMLELQDRSDLETLYMVADLHTLTTPYDKETLKESTKNIVLDYLSAGLDPEKTTLFVQSYVPEHTELFYLLSTVVSLARMQHLPTYKDKIKQHPNASTVALLNYPVLMASDILIYNASLVPVGIDQEPHLEVTREIARKMNDIYGTRFPEPIRFATKGEYVPSLSGEGKMSKSVEGSYINLSDDIKTIQKRLAGAPTDSGKGEVLPTVGGVANLLKFVELFEGIEKRKMYEEKYTSDGIRYGDLKKELADAIYKELKPIQEKRKELEHKTTYVNDVIKNGAEKARQIASETVLEVKEKMGLD; encoded by the coding sequence ATGAAAAAGAGAGTATTGTCAGGAATTAGGGCAACAGGCAGGCTACATCTAGGAAACTATTTGGGGGCTGTAAAAGGTATGCTTGAATTACAAGATAGAAGCGACCTTGAAACTTTGTATATGGTGGCTGATCTTCATACCCTAACCACCCCATACGATAAAGAAACACTAAAAGAATCTACTAAGAATATTGTTCTAGATTATCTCTCTGCTGGTTTGGATCCTGAAAAAACTACTCTGTTCGTCCAATCTTACGTTCCAGAACATACAGAACTATTTTACTTATTATCAACTGTCGTAAGTCTTGCTAGGATGCAACACTTACCTACCTATAAAGATAAAATTAAACAACATCCAAATGCCTCAACTGTTGCACTTCTAAATTATCCTGTTTTGATGGCTTCTGATATTTTGATTTACAATGCTTCACTTGTTCCTGTTGGCATTGATCAAGAACCACACCTTGAAGTTACAAGAGAAATTGCAAGAAAAATGAATGATATATATGGAACAAGATTTCCTGAGCCTATTCGTTTTGCAACAAAAGGTGAGTATGTGCCATCACTCTCAGGTGAAGGAAAAATGAGTAAGTCAGTAGAAGGTAGTTATATTAACTTAAGTGATGACATAAAAACTATCCAAAAAAGATTAGCAGGAGCTCCAACCGATTCAGGAAAAGGAGAAGTCCTACCAACAGTTGGGGGAGTAGCCAACTTACTGAAGTTTGTAGAACTTTTTGAAGGAATTGAAAAAAGAAAAATGTATGAAGAAAAATACACAAGCGATGGAATTAGATATGGTGATTTAAAGAAGGAGTTGGCAGATGCAATTTACAAAGAATTAAAACCGATTCAAGAAAAAAGGAAAGAGTTAGAACATAAAACAACTTATGTTAATGATGTAATTAAAAATGGAGCAGAAAAAGCAAGACAGATTGCGAGTGAAACAGTTTTGGAAGTGAAAGAAAAGATGGGACTTGACTAA
- a CDS encoding GIY-YIG nuclease family protein, producing the protein MWFVYILLCEDNSLYTGYSNNPQKRFLDHKRGKGGHYTRSHKPIKQIYLEKLFTKSEALKRESEIKSWGRSEKIKNLKLKV; encoded by the coding sequence ATGTGGTTTGTATACATTCTTTTGTGTGAAGATAACAGTTTGTATACTGGGTATTCAAATAACCCCCAAAAAAGGTTTTTAGACCATAAAAGAGGTAAAGGTGGTCATTATACTAGATCTCATAAGCCAATTAAACAAATCTATTTAGAGAAGTTATTTACAAAGTCTGAAGCATTAAAAAGAGAATCAGAAATTAAAAGTTGGGGTAGATCTGAAAAAATTAAAAATCTAAAATTAAAAGTTTAA